One segment of Rhipicephalus sanguineus isolate Rsan-2018 chromosome 6, BIME_Rsan_1.4, whole genome shotgun sequence DNA contains the following:
- the LOC119395593 gene encoding uncharacterized protein LOC119395593 → MVLQRLDSCGLTLNPKKCCFSQSELTFFGHIFSSTGIRPDPTKVQAVVEMSSPNNPSEVRSLLGMITYCGRFITNLANLTAPLRKLTRKDVEWKWTDAHQTALNKLKEALTGSRALAYFDSKKTTHLTVDAGPEGLGAILAQEDGGDIQIVAYISRALTSAERNYSHIEKETLALVWGIEHFNIYLYGTHFVLHTDHKPLVSILANPAARTRTASYLRRPAEAMVAMVAGPNLQPPPHFDFENPAAWQRWRQQFDDYSFATGLHAADDEVRVRTLLYCMGTRSRDILCSLQVRDEDYSKYSVIVGKLDGYLHPANELYESARFHRRVQQAGETADAFFTALGNMVKRCNYSARDIEARLVRDRFIVGLRDTKLSDKLCRNPKLTLDEARICVRQAEDAEKERANLSACSPAVITHHESINVDAAKVMQNRPQQRETRNAAAPWMHASSPCGFCGRSLHLRSECPARRATCNKCGKKGHFAVVCRASKQLFVVELDAVGSNSEERAKFVHIKVDGTPLRFKVDSGAEVTVVPSTFSGIPPYLEPPEGELSGPAGQPLDVLGTFTATLQWKNKSATQRLYVLRSQVMPLLGFPAIQELGVVKFVDPVVETQGNQAASDKLFCGLGELQEAYTIRLKPDAVPYSLLVPRRVPIPLHGVVKAELDRLEAEGVIRRVRKPTPWCAGMVVVPKASGSYRICVDLTKLNQVVLRERHILPTVDQVLGLLGNAKVFSKLDATSSFHQVKLAEDSEELTTFITPFGRYCYRRLPFGITSAPEYFQRQMSYILEVQEGVVNMIDDILVIDRDRAEHDSRLQSVLARLRNAGLTLNKSKCQFGVTSVKFLGVVICGSGISPDPDKLAAVKSMEPPVDVGGVRRLLGMVNHVGRFLPHLSEVTAPIRGLLNKRSDWAWGLAQQVAFQKLKDMMSSNICMANYHPLYPTIVSADSSSFGLGAVLLQDQPSGERRAVAYASRSLTPTEQRYSQTEKEALAAAWAVKRFDEYVRGLHFTIETDHLPLTSLLGSMDVDALPPRIQRIRLKLMRYQYTVLYVPGKLLAAADTLSRAPVTSASPAEGNQVELYVSEVVGNIVEGAPVSLKAVRQHHLMDGECVTLVKYCRYPAKLSPDLPRPDVVFQKDAAAKERQTRDFNRRHGARVLRDLSSGEEVWSPFRARAQTRSSDSAKRNHHMASTIRVPAQTLTAYPTRLPDPEGVWSHPTD, encoded by the exons ATGGTACTGCAACGCCTTGACAGCTGTGGACTGACGCTCAACCCTAAGAAATGTTGCTTCTCCCAGTCCGAATTGACATTCTTCGGACACATCTTTTCATCAACAGGCATCAGGCCCGACCCTACAAAGGTCCAGGCCGTGGTGGAAATGTCATCACCAAACAACCCATCAGAAGTGAGGAGCCTCCTGGGCATGATAACGTATTGTGGCAGATTCATAACCAACCTCGCAAACTTGACAGCACCTCTTCGCAAACTCACAAGAAAAGATGTGGAATGGAAATGGACAGATGCCCACCAAACAGCTCTCAACAAGCTGAAGGAAGCCCTCACAGGTAGCCGTGCTCTGGCCTATTTTGACAGCAAGAAGACAACTCATCTCACTGTTGATGCGGGCCCAGAAGGTCTAGGAGCCATACTGGCACAAGAGGATGGTGGCGATATTCAAATCGTGGCCTATATAAGCCGCGCCCTCACCAgtgcagagcgcaactattcccACATTGAAAAGGAGACTCTAGCTCTCGTGTGGGGAATTGAGCACTTCAATATCTACTTGTATGGGACCCATTTCGTGCTCCACACTGACCACAAACCTTTGGTCAGCATCCTGGCCAACCCTGCTGCTCG aacaaggacagcgagctacCTGCGGCGACCGGCGGAAGCCATGGTGGCCATGGTCGCCGGGCCCAACTTGCAACCGCCACCCCATTTCGACTTCGAGAACCCAGCGGCTTGGCAGAGGTGGCGTCAACAGTTCGACGACTACAGTTTTGCGACGGGTCTTCATGCGGCGGACGATGAAGTTCGCGTCAGAACGCTGCTATACTGCATGGGCACCAGGTCACGGGACATTTTGTGTTCATTGCAAGTACGGGACGAAGACTATTCAAAGTACAGCGTCATCGTTGGTAAGCTGGACGGATACTTACACCCCGCCAACGAGCTCTACGAGAGCGCACGGTTCCACCGACGTGTTCAACAGGCAGGCGAGACAGCTGACGCGTTCTTCACGGCACTGGGAAATATGGTGAAACGATGCAATTACTCTGCACGGGACATAGAGGCGCGACTGGTCCGCGACCGTTTTATCGTTGGCCTTCGTGACACGAAGTTATCAGATAAGCTCTGCCGCAATCCAAAGCTTACGTTAGATGAAGCGCGTATTTGTGTCCGTCAGGCGGAAGACGCAGAGAAGGAAAGGGCAAATCTTTCAGCATGTTCGCCAGCGGTGATAACGCATCATGAATCGATAAACGTGGACGCGGCAAAAGTCATGCAGAACCGCCCACAGCAGCGAGAGACGCGCAACGCAGCTGCCCCATGGATGCATGCTTCTTCGCCTTGTGGATTTTGTGGCCGGTCCTTACATTTGCGCTCAGAATGTCCCGCACGCCGAGCAACCTGCAACAAATGTGGAAAAAAGGGCCATTTCGCAGTGGTTTGCCGGGCTAGCAAGCAACTTTTCGTTGTGGAATTGGATGCTGTCGGTTCGAACAGCGAAGAGCGGGCCAAGTTCGTGCATATAAAAGTGGACGGAACGCCTCTACGCTTCAAAGTTGACAGCGGCGCCGAGGTCACAGTCGTCCCCAGTACATTTTCTGGAATTCCGCCATATCTTGAGCCGCCGGAAGGTGAACTTTCAGGACCGGCGGGACAACCGCTGGACGTGCTGGGAACGTTTACCGCCACTCTGCAATGGAAGAACAAGTCGGCAACGCAACGACTTTACGTGCTTCGGTCACAGGTCATGCCACTTCTGGGATTTCCTGCTATCCAAGAGCTGGGTGTGGTCAAGTTCGTGGATCCGGTGGTCGAGACGCAAGGCAACCAGGCGGCATCAGACAAGCTGTTctgtggtttgggcgagctgcaaGAAGCGTACACTATACGCCTAAAACCAGATGCTGTCCCCTATTCGCTGCTGGTCCCAAGACGTGTGCCCATCCCTCTACACGGTGTCGTGAAGGCGGAGCTTGACAGGCTTGAAGCGGAGGGCGTGATCAGACGCGTTAGAAAGCCTACTCCGTGGTGCGCCGGTATGGTCGTCGTACCGAAGGCATCCGGTTCATATCGCATCTGCGTCGACCTCACCAAGTTAAACCAGGTAGTGTTGCGTGAGCGCCATATCTTGCCCACCGTAGACCAAGTTTTGGGACTACTGGGTAATGCTAAGGTGTTCTCGAAGCTTGACGCTACATCAAGTTTTCATCAAGTAAAACTGGCAGAAGATTCTGAAGAATTAACAACATTCATAACGCCGTTTGGACGGTATTGCTACCGTCGACTGCCATTCGGGATAACGTCCGCCCCCGAGTACTTTCAGCGCCAAATGAGTTACATTCTCGAGGTTCAAGAAGGCGTCGTAAACATGATCGACGACATTTTGGTTATTGACCGCGACCGTGCAGAACACGACAGCCGGCTCCAATCAGTGCTGGCTCGACTGAGAAACGCCGGGCTGACCCTGAACAAGTCGAAATGTCAATTCGGCGTCACAAGCGTCAAGTTCCTCGGCGTAGTTATCTGCGGCAGCGGTATTTCGCCGGACCCAGACAAGCTTGCTGCTGTCAAGAGCATGGAACCTCCAGTCGACGTCGGTGGCGTCCGCAGACTATTGGGCATGGTAAACCACGTGGGACGGTTCTTACCCCATCTGTCAGAGGTGACGGCACCCATTCGAGGACTGCTCAACAAAAGAAGTGACTGGGCGTGGGGACTGGCCCAGCAGGTCGCCTTCCAAAAGTTGAAAGACATGATGTCGTCCAACATCTGCATGGCTAACTACCACCCACTGTACCCGACCATCGTATCCGCTGATTCCAGTTCGTTTGGCTTAGGTGCCGTTTTGCTACAAGACCAACCGAGCGGAGAGCGCAGAGCCGTGGCCTACGCATCACGCTCCCTCACACCAACAGAACAAAGGTACAGTCAAACGGAAAAGGAGGCCTTGGCAGCTGCATGGGCTGTCAAGCGGTTTGACGAGTATGTCCGGGGCTTACACTTCACCATCGAGACCGATCACTTGCCGCTCACGTCCTTGCTTGGTTCCATGGATGTCGATGCTTTACCACCAAGGATCCAAAGGATTCGACTGAAACTCATGAGGTACCAGTACACGGTATTGTACGTTCCAGGGAAGCTGCTGGCAGCGGCTGATACCCTCTCAAGAGCCCCCGTCACATCAGCGTCTCCAGCAGAAGGAAACCAAGTAGAGTTGTACGTCAGTGAGGTCGTCGGCAACATCGTGGAAGGCGCACCAGTTAGCCTTAAAGCAGTTCGTCAGCACCATTTGATGGATGGCGAGTGTGTTACCCTCGTGAAGTACTGCAG GTACCCGGCCAAGCTGTCACCGGACCTACCACGACCAGACGTCGTCTTCCAAAAGGACGCCGCGGCTAAGGAAAGGCAAACTCGGGACTTCAACCGTCGGCACGGGGCGAGAGTGCTCCGGGACCTCTCTTCAGGAGAAGAAGTGTGG TCTCCCTTCCGAGCTCGAGCCCAAACCAGGAGCTCAGACTCAGCCAAGAGGAACCATCACATGGCCAGCACGATACGAGTACCGGCGCAGACCCTGACAGCATACCCCACAAGGTTACCAGATCCGGAAGGCGTGTGGTCCCACCCAACAGACTGA